One genomic region from Colletes latitarsis isolate SP2378_abdomen chromosome 10, iyColLati1, whole genome shotgun sequence encodes:
- the LOC143346486 gene encoding E3 ubiquitin-protein ligase KCMF1 isoform X2: MNRHEGVSCDSCLKGNFQGRRYKCLVCYDYDLCASCYERGANTTSHLSDHAMQCILTRSDFELYYGGEGVSIEQPQSLTCPFCTRMGFTEATLQEHVAADHPDTSFEVVCPVCACTSGADPNVVTDDFGAHLSVEHRSGPRDLISFLDEPSTSRHNPRRISNSSRGVNGPRPRSSSGGLSPSSRDSIDPIAELLSQLSGVRRSGAATGQSSSTPSQLQQLQMQLQLERQQVRAARQQLERLPRRQPQPIGSVSGGGTTSIGGHSSTMTSVVANSTSSNNNATNVANPSGVLSTNSQNYMFLLPRCITTTLSDSQLQDIERESANRSLFTRELIVGTLSQTLPELIQQQSAVQTPVSSATTATTSPETPNANSSTVSTKKLSLAQEAKRDQATSKHVTQTSTQQSHIVQAAAGSMGTGLQSQGLPPNSNNLASQNTPMVQTLMHSVLPQPLVLQQPLPLPISRSIREPIATPAPAYLRGGVGPVGVTGPSRRKPVRAVDGRNQSTEPPPPH, translated from the exons ATGAATCGACATGAAG GGGTAAGTTGTGACTCCTGCTTAAAGGGGAATTTTCAGGGTCGCAGATACAAGTGCCTCGTGTGCTATGATTATGATTTGTGTGCCAGCTGCTACGAACGGGGTGCCAATACTACAAGTCACCTCTCTGATCATGCTATGCAGTGTATACTTACTAGATCTGACTTTG AATTATATTATGGTGGAGAAGGAGTAAGTATAGAGCAGCCACAATCTTTAACTTGTCCTTTCTGTACAAGAATGGGTTTTACCGAAGCTACATTACAAGAACATGTTGCTGCAGATCACCCGGACACTTCTTTTGAAGTT GTTTGTCCAGTATGTGCATGTACCTCAGGAGCAGATCCTAATGTCGTGACCGACGATTTTGGAGCACACTTGAGTGTGGAGCATCGTAGTGGACCAAGAGATCTGATCTCTTTCCTAGATGAACCGTCCACAAGTAGACACAATCCTAGACGGATATCAAATTCATCTAGAGGTGTTAATGGGCCACGACCTCGCAG TTCGTCCGGGGGATTGAGTCCAAGTAGTCGGGATAGTATCGATCCAATTGCAGAATTACTTTCTCAATTATCCGGTGTTCGTAGAAGTGGTGCAGCAACTGGTCAAAGTTCATCAACGCCATCACAGTTACAACAATTGCAAATGCAGCTACAATTGGAGCGGCAACAAGTTAGA GCTGCTAGGCAACAATTAGAACGGTTACCTAGGAGGCAGCCTCAGCCTATTGGTTCTGTAAGTGGTGGAGGAACTACTAGTATAGGTGGTCATTCTAGTACTATGACCAGTGTGGTAGCAAATAGTACGAGTAGTAACAATAATGCAACTAATGTGGCTAACCCGTCCGGCGTATTATCCACCAATTCACAGAACTATATGTTTCTGTTGCCAAG atGCATTACGACTACTCTATCTGACTCGCAGTTACAAGACATTGAACGCGAAAGTGCGAATAGGAGCCTCTTTACACGTGAACTTATCGTTGGAACTCTTTCGCAAACATTGCCGGAGTTGATACAGCAGCAGTCTGCAGTGCAAACACCAGTGTCGAGTGCGACTACTGCCACAACCAGTCCTGAAACACCAAATGCTAATTCCTCCACGGTTTCTACGAAGAAATTAAGTTTAGCTCAAGAAGCAAAAAGGGATCAAGCGACGAGTAAACACGTAACGCAAACTTCTACGCAACAGTCGCATATTGTTCAGGCCGCTGCTGGTAGTATGGGGACGGGTCTACAAAGCCAAGGATTACCCCCAAACTCGAATAACCTTGCATCACAGAATACACCTATGGTTCAAACACTGATgcacagtgtattacctcagccATTG GTATTGCAGCAACCACTACCGCTACCAATTAGTAGATCTATCAGAGAACCGATAGCAACCCCGGCACCAGCATACCTTAGAGGTGGAGTTGGTCCAGTTGGAGTAACAGGTCCTTCACGTAGGAAGCCGGTTAGGGCTGTAGATGGCAGAAACCAATCTACGGAACCTCCGCCCCCACACTAA
- the LOC143346486 gene encoding E3 ubiquitin-protein ligase KCMF1 isoform X1: MNRHEGVSCDSCLKGNFQGRRYKCLVCYDYDLCASCYERGANTTSHLSDHAMQCILTRSDFELYYGGEGVSIEQPQSLTCPFCTRMGFTEATLQEHVAADHPDTSFEVVCPVCACTSGADPNVVTDDFGAHLSVEHRSGPRDLISFLDEPSTSRHNPRRISNSSRGVNGPRPRRSNMHFSSSGGLSPSSRDSIDPIAELLSQLSGVRRSGAATGQSSSTPSQLQQLQMQLQLERQQVRAARQQLERLPRRQPQPIGSVSGGGTTSIGGHSSTMTSVVANSTSSNNNATNVANPSGVLSTNSQNYMFLLPRCITTTLSDSQLQDIERESANRSLFTRELIVGTLSQTLPELIQQQSAVQTPVSSATTATTSPETPNANSSTVSTKKLSLAQEAKRDQATSKHVTQTSTQQSHIVQAAAGSMGTGLQSQGLPPNSNNLASQNTPMVQTLMHSVLPQPLVLQQPLPLPISRSIREPIATPAPAYLRGGVGPVGVTGPSRRKPVRAVDGRNQSTEPPPPH; this comes from the exons ATGAATCGACATGAAG GGGTAAGTTGTGACTCCTGCTTAAAGGGGAATTTTCAGGGTCGCAGATACAAGTGCCTCGTGTGCTATGATTATGATTTGTGTGCCAGCTGCTACGAACGGGGTGCCAATACTACAAGTCACCTCTCTGATCATGCTATGCAGTGTATACTTACTAGATCTGACTTTG AATTATATTATGGTGGAGAAGGAGTAAGTATAGAGCAGCCACAATCTTTAACTTGTCCTTTCTGTACAAGAATGGGTTTTACCGAAGCTACATTACAAGAACATGTTGCTGCAGATCACCCGGACACTTCTTTTGAAGTT GTTTGTCCAGTATGTGCATGTACCTCAGGAGCAGATCCTAATGTCGTGACCGACGATTTTGGAGCACACTTGAGTGTGGAGCATCGTAGTGGACCAAGAGATCTGATCTCTTTCCTAGATGAACCGTCCACAAGTAGACACAATCCTAGACGGATATCAAATTCATCTAGAGGTGTTAATGGGCCACGACCTCGCAG GTCCAATATGCATTTCAGTTCGTCCGGGGGATTGAGTCCAAGTAGTCGGGATAGTATCGATCCAATTGCAGAATTACTTTCTCAATTATCCGGTGTTCGTAGAAGTGGTGCAGCAACTGGTCAAAGTTCATCAACGCCATCACAGTTACAACAATTGCAAATGCAGCTACAATTGGAGCGGCAACAAGTTAGA GCTGCTAGGCAACAATTAGAACGGTTACCTAGGAGGCAGCCTCAGCCTATTGGTTCTGTAAGTGGTGGAGGAACTACTAGTATAGGTGGTCATTCTAGTACTATGACCAGTGTGGTAGCAAATAGTACGAGTAGTAACAATAATGCAACTAATGTGGCTAACCCGTCCGGCGTATTATCCACCAATTCACAGAACTATATGTTTCTGTTGCCAAG atGCATTACGACTACTCTATCTGACTCGCAGTTACAAGACATTGAACGCGAAAGTGCGAATAGGAGCCTCTTTACACGTGAACTTATCGTTGGAACTCTTTCGCAAACATTGCCGGAGTTGATACAGCAGCAGTCTGCAGTGCAAACACCAGTGTCGAGTGCGACTACTGCCACAACCAGTCCTGAAACACCAAATGCTAATTCCTCCACGGTTTCTACGAAGAAATTAAGTTTAGCTCAAGAAGCAAAAAGGGATCAAGCGACGAGTAAACACGTAACGCAAACTTCTACGCAACAGTCGCATATTGTTCAGGCCGCTGCTGGTAGTATGGGGACGGGTCTACAAAGCCAAGGATTACCCCCAAACTCGAATAACCTTGCATCACAGAATACACCTATGGTTCAAACACTGATgcacagtgtattacctcagccATTG GTATTGCAGCAACCACTACCGCTACCAATTAGTAGATCTATCAGAGAACCGATAGCAACCCCGGCACCAGCATACCTTAGAGGTGGAGTTGGTCCAGTTGGAGTAACAGGTCCTTCACGTAGGAAGCCGGTTAGGGCTGTAGATGGCAGAAACCAATCTACGGAACCTCCGCCCCCACACTAA
- the LOC143346486 gene encoding E3 ubiquitin-protein ligase KCMF1 isoform X3 encodes MQCILTRSDFELYYGGEGVSIEQPQSLTCPFCTRMGFTEATLQEHVAADHPDTSFEVVCPVCACTSGADPNVVTDDFGAHLSVEHRSGPRDLISFLDEPSTSRHNPRRISNSSRGVNGPRPRRSNMHFSSSGGLSPSSRDSIDPIAELLSQLSGVRRSGAATGQSSSTPSQLQQLQMQLQLERQQVRAARQQLERLPRRQPQPIGSVSGGGTTSIGGHSSTMTSVVANSTSSNNNATNVANPSGVLSTNSQNYMFLLPRCITTTLSDSQLQDIERESANRSLFTRELIVGTLSQTLPELIQQQSAVQTPVSSATTATTSPETPNANSSTVSTKKLSLAQEAKRDQATSKHVTQTSTQQSHIVQAAAGSMGTGLQSQGLPPNSNNLASQNTPMVQTLMHSVLPQPLVLQQPLPLPISRSIREPIATPAPAYLRGGVGPVGVTGPSRRKPVRAVDGRNQSTEPPPPH; translated from the exons ATGCAGTGTATACTTACTAGATCTGACTTTG AATTATATTATGGTGGAGAAGGAGTAAGTATAGAGCAGCCACAATCTTTAACTTGTCCTTTCTGTACAAGAATGGGTTTTACCGAAGCTACATTACAAGAACATGTTGCTGCAGATCACCCGGACACTTCTTTTGAAGTT GTTTGTCCAGTATGTGCATGTACCTCAGGAGCAGATCCTAATGTCGTGACCGACGATTTTGGAGCACACTTGAGTGTGGAGCATCGTAGTGGACCAAGAGATCTGATCTCTTTCCTAGATGAACCGTCCACAAGTAGACACAATCCTAGACGGATATCAAATTCATCTAGAGGTGTTAATGGGCCACGACCTCGCAG GTCCAATATGCATTTCAGTTCGTCCGGGGGATTGAGTCCAAGTAGTCGGGATAGTATCGATCCAATTGCAGAATTACTTTCTCAATTATCCGGTGTTCGTAGAAGTGGTGCAGCAACTGGTCAAAGTTCATCAACGCCATCACAGTTACAACAATTGCAAATGCAGCTACAATTGGAGCGGCAACAAGTTAGA GCTGCTAGGCAACAATTAGAACGGTTACCTAGGAGGCAGCCTCAGCCTATTGGTTCTGTAAGTGGTGGAGGAACTACTAGTATAGGTGGTCATTCTAGTACTATGACCAGTGTGGTAGCAAATAGTACGAGTAGTAACAATAATGCAACTAATGTGGCTAACCCGTCCGGCGTATTATCCACCAATTCACAGAACTATATGTTTCTGTTGCCAAG atGCATTACGACTACTCTATCTGACTCGCAGTTACAAGACATTGAACGCGAAAGTGCGAATAGGAGCCTCTTTACACGTGAACTTATCGTTGGAACTCTTTCGCAAACATTGCCGGAGTTGATACAGCAGCAGTCTGCAGTGCAAACACCAGTGTCGAGTGCGACTACTGCCACAACCAGTCCTGAAACACCAAATGCTAATTCCTCCACGGTTTCTACGAAGAAATTAAGTTTAGCTCAAGAAGCAAAAAGGGATCAAGCGACGAGTAAACACGTAACGCAAACTTCTACGCAACAGTCGCATATTGTTCAGGCCGCTGCTGGTAGTATGGGGACGGGTCTACAAAGCCAAGGATTACCCCCAAACTCGAATAACCTTGCATCACAGAATACACCTATGGTTCAAACACTGATgcacagtgtattacctcagccATTG GTATTGCAGCAACCACTACCGCTACCAATTAGTAGATCTATCAGAGAACCGATAGCAACCCCGGCACCAGCATACCTTAGAGGTGGAGTTGGTCCAGTTGGAGTAACAGGTCCTTCACGTAGGAAGCCGGTTAGGGCTGTAGATGGCAGAAACCAATCTACGGAACCTCCGCCCCCACACTAA